A stretch of Gossypium hirsutum isolate 1008001.06 chromosome A06, Gossypium_hirsutum_v2.1, whole genome shotgun sequence DNA encodes these proteins:
- the LOC107961998 gene encoding L-ascorbate oxidase homolog → MGDSKLILCCFIACILFLGVNGENPYRYITWKVTYGDIYPLGVKQQGILINGQFPGPHIDAVTNDNLIISVYNYLNEPFLISWNGVQQRRNSWQDGVSGTNCPIRPGKNFTYVLQVKDQIGSFYYFPSLLFHKAAGGYGAIRIWSRPKIPVPFPSPAGDFTVLAGDWYKRNHYVLRRLLDSGHNLPFPDGLLINGRGWNGYTFTVDPGRTYRFRVSNVGLTTSINFRIQGHKLKLIEVEGSHTLQNTYTSFDIHLGQSCSFLVTADQIPQDYYVVASTRFTRRVLTTTAVLHYSNSKRGVSGPVPGAPTIQIAPSVMQARSIRWNLTASGPRPNPQGSYHYGLITPSRTIMLSNSAPYINGKQRYAVNGVSYVPADTPLKIADYFKIPGVFNLGSIPTWPPSGNNAYFQTSVMAANFREYVEIVFQNWEDTVQSWHIDGYSFFVVGMNGGQWTPASRSSYNLRDTVARCTTQVYPRSWTAIYMALDNVGMWNIRSENWARQYLGQQFYLRVYSPANSWRDELPIPKNALLCGRARGRHTRPF, encoded by the exons ATGGGAGACAGCAAGCTTATCCTTTGTTGCTTCATTGCTTGCATTTTGTTCCTCGGCGTTAATGGAGAAAACCCTTATCGTTATATCACTTGGAAAGTCACCTACGGTGATATTTACCCTCTTGGAGTTAAGCAACAG GGGATCTTAATAAATGGGCAGTTTCCAGGGCCTCATATCGATGCAGTTACTAATGACAACTTGATTATCAGTGTTTATAACTACTTAAATGAACCATTCCTTATCTCTTG GAACGGTGTGCAGCAAAGGAGGAACTCATGGCAGGATGGAGTTTCTGGCACAAACTGTCCAATTCGACCGGGGAAAAACTTCACTTACGTTCTCCAAGTGAAAGATCAGATTGGTAGCTTTTACTACTTCCCATCACTTTTATTCCATAAGGCTGCCGGAGGGTACGGTGCTATCAGAATCTGGAGCCGCCCCAAGATCCCTGTACCTTTCCCTAGTCCTGCTGGGGATTTCACTGTACTGGCTGGGGACTGGTATAAAAGAAATCACTAT GTATTGAGACGTCTCTTGGACAGTGGTCATAACCTTCCCTTCCCCGATGGACTTCTCATCAATGGTCGAGGGTGGAATGGATACACATTCACTGTTGATCCAG GTAGGACATACCGGTTTAGGGTATCGAATGTTGGGCTCACAACTTCGATTAACTTCAGGATCCAGGGGCACAAGCTGAAACTTATAGAAGTTGAAGGATCACATACGCTTCAAAACACCTACACTTCTTTCGATATCCATCTTGGGCAGTCATGTTCATTCTTGGTAACTGCTGATCAGATTCCACAGGACTACTATGTTGTTGCCTCTACACGCTTCACTCGTCGTGTGCTCACAACAACTGCCGTTCTTCACTACAGCAATTCGAAAAGGGGAGTTTCTGGTCCAGTGCCTGGGGCTCCCACTATACAAATTGCTCCATCAGTCATGCAGGCCAGATCGATACG TTGGAACCTAACAGCTAGTGGACCTAGACCTAATCCCCAAGGCTCTTACCATTATGGATTGATCACCCCAAGCCGCACTATCATGCTCTCAAACTCTGCACCTTATATTAATGGAAAGCAGAGGTATGCTGTCAATGGTGTCTCATATGTTCCAGCGGATACTCCATTAAAAATTGCAGATTATTTCAAGATTCCCGGAGTCTTCAATCTTGGAAGCATTCCTACTTGGCCCCCTTCAGGAAATAATGCCTACTTTCAGACCTCTGTCATGGCAGCCAACTTCCGAGAATATGTTGAGATTGTATTTCAAAATTGGGAGGACACTGTGCAATCATGGCATATTGATGGTTATTCCTTCTTTGTTGTAGG GATGAATGGAGGTCAATGGACACCTGCTAGTCGATCAAGCTACAATTTGAGAGACACGGTAGCCCGCTGCACCACTCAG GTGTATCCCAGGTCATGGACTGCAATCTACATGGCTTTAGACAACGTGGGAATGTGGAATATAAGGTCCGAGAACTGGGCCAGGCAATATTTAGGCCAGCAGTTTTATCTCAGGGTTTACTCCCCTGCAAATTCATGGAGAGATGAATTGCCAATCCCGAAGAACGCCCTTCTCTGTGGCCGAGCTAGAGGTCGCCATACAAGGCCTTTCTGA
- the LOC107963440 gene encoding uncharacterized protein — protein sequence MKRVDVGSCWLKGCCSSSSSLDDSGGISVYSPSPSMMRVMRRRHHKDGNLQLPEISLKSPIVRPYVRSKMPRLRWTPDLHQCFVHAVERLGGEDRATPKMVLQIMDVKGLTISHVKSHLQMYRSTKHEQMIQEAATASRRNEKVLELMNCPQNQQFKDQVRPYNLGLGIEGMPSCTIYRQPQWNGNKVSNQLSYGELTNKGSEQRSSTSYIIFKDLLKSCTIPENREKVNVGQHGGADWKCNHQKLVKLGDHSQASDCSICRSLKSKVSQKMSRHGKAETLGLNDVSLELSLA from the exons ATGAAGAGAGTTGATGTTGGTAGTTGTTGGCTTAAAGGGTGttgttcttcatcttcttccctcGACGACAGTGGTGGAATCAGCGTTTATTCACCGTCACCATCGATGATGAGAGTTATGAGGCGACGCCACCATAAGGACGGTAATCTGCAGCTGCCTGAAATAAGCTTGAAATCGCCAATCGTAAGGCCTTATGTTAGATCAAAAATGCCTCGTTTAAGATGGACACCTGATCTTCACCAATGCTTTGTGCATGCAGTTGAACGCTTAGGTGGAGAAGACA GGGCTACCCCAAAGATGGTTTTACAGATAATGGATGTGAAAGGACTAACAATCTCCCATGTTAAGAGCCATCTCCAG ATGTATAGGAGCACCAAGCATGAACAGATGATACAAG AAGCAGCTACTGCATCAAGGAGAAACGAGAAGGTATTAGAACTGATGAACTGCCCACAAAATCAACAGTTTAAGGATCAAGTGAGACCCTATAACCTAGGCCTCGGAATTGAAGGGATGCCTTCATGTACCATCTATCGGCAGCCACAATg GAATGGAAACAAAGTGAGTAACCAGTTATCATACGGTGAATTAACAAATAAAGGATCCGAGCAAAGATCAAGTACTTCATATATAATCTTCAAGGATTTACTCAAAAGTTGCACCATCCCA GAGAATCGTGAAAAGGTAAACGTGGGACAACATGGTGGTGCAGATTGGAAATGCAATCATCAAAAGCTGGTTAAGTTAGGGGATCATAGTCAAGCATCTGATTGTTCAATTTGTCGGTCGCTTAAATCAAAAGTTTCCCAGAAAATGTCAAGGCATGGCAAAGCTGAGACATTGGGCCTAAATGATGTCTCTTTAGAACTCTCTCTTGCTTGA